A single window of Jiangella alkaliphila DNA harbors:
- a CDS encoding LLM class F420-dependent oxidoreductase, whose translation MRYGLKLSQQAPIDEYRAVWRIADDAGFDHVWNMDHFATIGADPSGDIFDAWTLLAAMAETTTRVRIGCMVSGNTYRHPGVLAKQAVTVDHLSGGRLEFGLGAAWAEYEHTMFGLRFGTAGERLDRLEEACQIVRSLWTQERTTFAGQHYTLDDAVAEPKPVQSPYPPIWIGGTGRKRTLRITALYADVWNATGDSSPDEFAELSGVLDAHCADVGRDPGQIRRTVQLRLRDRPDDVLADVDSYARAGADDVVLITRAGTAEAQAAAAAELLPRLRDIG comes from the coding sequence GTGCGCTACGGACTGAAGCTGAGCCAGCAGGCCCCCATCGACGAGTACCGAGCGGTCTGGCGCATTGCCGACGACGCGGGCTTCGACCATGTCTGGAACATGGACCACTTCGCCACCATCGGCGCCGACCCGTCGGGCGACATCTTCGACGCGTGGACGCTGCTGGCCGCGATGGCCGAGACCACCACGCGCGTCCGCATCGGGTGCATGGTCAGTGGCAACACGTACCGCCACCCCGGCGTGCTGGCCAAGCAGGCCGTCACCGTCGACCACCTGTCCGGCGGCCGGCTCGAGTTCGGCCTCGGCGCGGCGTGGGCGGAGTACGAGCACACGATGTTCGGCCTCCGGTTCGGCACGGCGGGGGAGCGGCTGGACCGCCTCGAGGAGGCCTGTCAGATCGTCCGCTCGCTGTGGACCCAGGAGCGCACGACGTTCGCCGGCCAGCACTACACCCTCGACGACGCCGTCGCCGAGCCGAAGCCGGTCCAGTCGCCGTACCCGCCGATCTGGATCGGCGGCACCGGCCGCAAGCGGACGCTGCGGATCACCGCCCTGTACGCGGACGTCTGGAACGCGACCGGCGACTCCAGCCCGGACGAGTTCGCCGAGCTGTCCGGCGTCCTCGACGCGCACTGCGCCGACGTCGGGCGCGACCCGGGGCAGATCAGGCGGACGGTCCAGCTGCGGCTGCGCGACCGCCCCGACGACGTCCTCGCCGACGTCGACTCCTACGCCCGCGCCGGCGCCGACGACGTCGTCCTCATCACCCGGGCCGGCACGGCCGAGGCCCAGGCCGCCGCGGCCGCCGAGCTGCTGCCGCGGCTGCGCGACATCGGCTGA
- a CDS encoding HNH endonuclease signature motif containing protein, producing MSDPIDRLAAAPPGAELAALLACVDPAVLSAHDLIVVAVARQRQLAHEEAALLRVFAELAARPEYSRCDAPEDLGSGHAHRAAQAAGDEVSLALRWSPGRATGRVALAVELLEDLPDTFDALAAGRIDADKARLIAERTRCLADLASRRRVEQTVLPVAQTRTRWALDQRLRREVIAADPAGAEERRRRSAEHRHVGRPEPASPGGEDGMATLTLYGPAEDVTALWIATDAAARHTRTSGDPRTLDQLRFDLLTGLAWTALESGHLGCCSPHRTTGAGKPAEQRHDDPPSTPAYAAAPHHAGTGGAAAGPVELGRRRGRAAAVHVVVPAGAYLGHDDVPGELDGYGPITATAVRRITADATLRRLLTDPSDGRLLDYGRTTYAPPADLAAHVIARDRTCRFPTCHRPATEAEIDHLVPYAHGGTTDPDNTWALHDGHHRAKTWHGYRIVTDLASVTWWITPAGHRYRVEPKVVGPIHTRSPERRPPERRPAGDAHPEPVPF from the coding sequence GTGTCTGATCCGATCGACCGTCTGGCCGCGGCTCCGCCGGGTGCCGAGTTGGCCGCGCTGCTCGCGTGCGTCGATCCCGCGGTGCTGTCCGCGCACGACCTGATCGTGGTGGCGGTGGCGCGGCAGCGTCAGCTCGCGCACGAGGAGGCCGCGCTGTTGCGGGTGTTCGCCGAGCTGGCCGCCCGCCCGGAATACAGCAGGTGCGATGCGCCGGAGGACCTGGGCTCGGGACACGCGCATCGTGCGGCGCAGGCGGCCGGTGACGAGGTGTCGCTGGCGTTGCGCTGGAGCCCGGGCCGCGCGACTGGACGGGTCGCGCTGGCCGTCGAGCTGCTCGAGGACCTCCCCGACACGTTCGACGCGCTCGCCGCGGGCCGGATCGATGCTGACAAGGCACGGCTGATCGCCGAGCGCACCCGCTGCCTCGCCGATCTCGCATCGCGCCGGCGGGTTGAGCAGACCGTGTTGCCGGTCGCGCAGACCCGGACCCGGTGGGCGCTGGACCAACGGCTGCGCCGTGAGGTGATCGCCGCCGATCCCGCTGGGGCGGAGGAGCGGCGCCGCCGGTCCGCCGAACACCGGCACGTCGGGCGTCCCGAGCCCGCCAGCCCAGGGGGCGAGGACGGCATGGCCACCCTCACCCTGTACGGGCCGGCCGAAGACGTCACCGCGCTGTGGATCGCCACCGACGCCGCCGCCCGGCACACCCGCACCAGCGGCGACCCGCGCACCCTCGACCAACTCCGCTTCGACCTCCTCACCGGCCTGGCCTGGACCGCGCTGGAGTCCGGACACCTCGGCTGCTGCAGTCCCCACCGCACCACCGGCGCCGGCAAGCCGGCCGAACAGCGCCACGACGACCCACCCAGTACACCGGCCTACGCCGCAGCACCTCACCACGCCGGCACGGGCGGCGCTGCGGCCGGGCCGGTCGAGCTCGGGCGGCGACGCGGCCGGGCCGCAGCCGTGCACGTCGTCGTGCCCGCGGGCGCGTACCTCGGCCACGACGACGTGCCCGGAGAGCTGGACGGCTACGGCCCCATCACCGCCACCGCCGTGCGCCGCATCACCGCCGACGCCACCCTGCGCCGACTGCTCACCGACCCCTCCGACGGGCGGCTGCTCGACTACGGCCGCACCACCTACGCCCCGCCCGCCGACCTTGCCGCCCACGTCATCGCCCGCGACCGCACGTGCAGGTTCCCCACATGCCACCGGCCGGCCACCGAAGCCGAAATCGACCATCTGGTGCCCTACGCGCACGGCGGCACGACCGACCCGGACAACACCTGGGCCCTGCACGACGGCCACCACCGCGCGAAGACCTGGCACGGCTACCGCATCGTCACGGACCTCGCCAGCGTCACCTGGTGGATCACCCCCGCCGGCCACCGGTACCGCGTCGAACCCAAGGTCGTCGGCCCGATCCACACCCGATCACCCGAACGACGACCACCCGAACGACGACCAGCCGGAGACGCACATCCCGAGCCCGTGCCGTTTTGA